In Fusarium fujikuroi IMI 58289 draft genome, chromosome FFUJ_chr08, one genomic interval encodes:
- a CDS encoding probable clathrin-associated adaptor complex medium chain: MLSGVLVFNQKGENLIFRAFRNDCRPRLADVFRIQVISNAQVRSPILTLGSTTFSHVKHENIYLVAITKSNANAALVFEFLYRLIQLGKGYFGKFDEEAVKNNFVLVYELLDEIIDFGYPQNTETDTLKMYITTEGVKSETRPENTSKITMQATGALSWRKADVKYRKNEAFVDVIEDVNLLMSATGAVLRADVTGQIIMRAYLSGTPECKFGLNDRLLLDNDGLLSLPSGNKMGTKATKAAAGSVTLEDCQFHQCVKLGKFDADRIISFVPPDGEFELMRYRATENVNLPFKVHAIVNEVGRSKVEYSIGVKANFGSKLFATNVVVKIPTPLNTAKITERCTQGKAKYEPSENNIVWKIGRFTGQSEYVLSAEAILTSMTNQRAWSRPPLSMNFSLLMFTSSGLLVRYLKVFEKSNYSSVKWVRYMTRAGSYEIR, from the exons ATGTTGTCAGGCGTTCTGGTCTTCAACCAAAAGGGCGAGAACCTTATCTTCCGCGCCTTCCGGAACGACTGTCGTCCTCGCCTCGCAGACGTCTTTCGCATCCAGGTCATCTCCAACGCCCAAGTTCGATCGCCAATCCTCACCCTCGGAAGCACAACGTTCAGCCATGTCAAGCATGAGAACATCTACCTCGTCGCCATCACAAAGAGCAATGCCAATGCCGCTCTTGTGTTTGAGTTCCTCTACAGGCTGATTCAGCTGGGCAAGGGTTACTTTGGCAAGTTTGATGAGGAGGCTGTCAAGAATAACTTTGTCTTGGTATATGAGCTCCTAGACG AAATTATCGACTTTGGCTACCCTCAAAATACAGAAACCGACACCCTCAAGATGTACATCACCACCGAAGGCGTCAAGTCCGAGACCCGCCCTGAAAACACCTCCAAGATCACGATGCAAGCCACCGGAGCCCTCTCCTGGCGCAAGGCAGACGTAAAGTACCGTAAGAATGAGGCTTTCGTCGACGTGATCGAGGACGTCAACCTGCTCATGTCCGCTACCGGCGCTGTCCTGCGCGCAGACGTTACGGGCCAGATTATTATGCGCGCTTACCTTTCCGGCACGCCCGAGTGTAAATTTGGCCTCAACGATCGTCTACTTCTCGATAACGATGGCTTGCTGAGCCTCCCAAGCGGAAATAAGATGGGTACCAAGGCGACAAAGGCAGCTGCTGGTAGTGTTACTCTTGAGGATTGTCAATTCCACCAGTGTGTCAAGCTGGGTAAATTCGACGCCGACCGTATCATCAGCTTCGTTCCTCCCGACGGTGAATTCGAGCTCATGCGATATCGTGCAACTGAAAACGTCAACCTTCCGTTCAAGGTACACGCCATCGTCAACGAAGTCGGTCGCTCAAAGGTGGAATACAGTATCggtgtcaaggccaacttCGGCTCCAAGCTCTTCGCCACAAACGTCGTCGTCAAGATCCCCACGCCTCTGAACACCGCAAAGATCACCGAGCGCTGCACGCAGGGCAAGGCCAAGTACGAGCCTAGCGAGAACAACATCGTGTGGAAGATCGGTCGCTTCACCGGTCAGAGCGAGTACGTCCTCAGCGCCGAGGCTATCTTGACGAGCATGACGAACCAGCGGGCGTGGAGTCGACCACCGCTGAGCATGAACTTTAGCTTGCTCATGTTTACGAGTTCAGGACTGTTAGTGCGATATCTCAAGGTGTTTGAGAAGAGTAATTATTCGAGCGTCAAGTGGGTGCGGTACATGACGAGAGCAGGATCATACGAAATAAGGTGA
- a CDS encoding related to translocation protein, protein MSDLTHFDLLPLQMDPQSKAISSQQPSRTLNAELEALNTLHRSLLNVDSPTGAPPPPVPVNPKRTAQVTKLRDSGNAEYRKGKYPEAIKYYTLGFQMAMQRPMWEPSQLVREEISGILANRAQAHMAMQNWAEGAVDAHASVEARWVGNAKAWWRRGRCLAEMGRLEEARDWVRRGLEVEGEEGELVQLLKDLEERIEKQEA, encoded by the coding sequence ATGTCGGACCTCACACATTTCGatctcctccccctccagaTGGACCCTCAATCCAAGGCCATTAGCTCTCAACAACCATCGCGCACACTCAACGCCGAGCTCGAAGCCCTCAACACCCTCCACCGCTCTCTCCTCAACGTCGATTCACCCACAGGCGCACCCCCTCCCCCCGTGCCCGTTAACCCCAAGCGCACCGCTCAAGTGACCAAGCTTCGCGACTCTGGCAACGCCGAGTACCGCAAGGGCAAATACCCTGAGGCGATCAAGTACTACACCCTCGGCTTCCAAATGGCCATGCAGCGACCCATGTGGGAGCCCTCTCAGCTGGTGCGAGAGGAGATCAGCGGAATTCTGGCGAACCGAGCACAGGCGCACATGGCAATGCAGAACTGGGCCGAGGGCGCTGTGGATGCTCATGCGAGTGTCGAGGCGCGCTGGGTAGGAAATGCAAAGGCTTGGTGGAGAAGGGGAAGGTGCTTAGCTGAGATGGGAAGACTGGAGGAGGCGAGGGATTGGGTCAGGAGAGGACTTGAGGTTGAgggtgaagaaggagagttGGTGCAGTTGTTGAAGGATCTCGAGGAGAGGAttgagaagcaggaggcATGA
- a CDS encoding probable ribosomal protein l13a produces MSSFEQVVVIDGKGHLLGRLASIVAKQLLSGQKIVIVRCEALNISGEFFRAKLKYHAHLRKITRYNPTRGGPFHFRAPSRIFYKAVRGMIPHKTARGAAALERLKVFEGVPPPYDKTKKVVVPQALRVLRLQPGRKFCTVGRLSSEVGWKYEDVVARLEERRKAKGAAFYERKKIAARQLADAKKNASVKEETAKALANYGY; encoded by the exons ATGTCGAGCTTCGAGCAAGTT GTCGTCATCGATGGCAAGGGCCACCTCCTTGGCCGACTCGCCTCCATTGTCGCCAAGCAGCTCCTGAGCGGCCAGAAGATTGTTATTGTCCGCTGCGAGGCTCTTAACATCTCTGGCGAGTTCTTCCGTGCGAAGC TCAAGTACCACGCCCACCTCCGAAAGATCACCCGTTACAACCCCACCCGCGGTG GTCCCTTCCACTTCCGCGCTCCCTCCCGAATCTTCTACAAGGCTGTCCGTGGCATGATCCCCCACAAGACCGCCCGTGGTGCCGCCGCTCTCGAGCGCCTCAAGGTCTTCGAGGGTGTCCCCCCTCCCtacgacaagaccaagaaggtcgTCGTTCCCCAGGCTCTCCGTGTTCTCCGTCTCCAGCCCGGCCGCAAGTTCTGCACTGTCGGTCGTCTGTCCAGCGAGGTTGGCTGGAAGTACGAGGACGTCGTTGCTCG ATTGGAGGAGCGAAGAAAGGCCAAGGGCGCTGCTTTCTACGAGCGCAAGAAGATCGCTGCCCGACAACTGGCTGATGCGAAGAAGAACGCTTctgtcaaggaggagacCGCAAAGGCCCTTGCCAACTACGGCTACTAA
- a CDS encoding probable glutaredoxin — MTQASTKVQQLIDNNSVVVFSKSYCPYCKQTKKTLDELNAEYELLELDEVSDGSALQDALEQISGQRTVPNVYIKQQHIGGNSDVQSLKSGGKLASLLKEAGALKA, encoded by the exons ATGACTCAAGCATCTACCAAGGTTCAGCAGCTCATCGACAACAACTCTGTTG TTGTCTTCTCCAAGTCTTACTGCCCTTACTGCaagcagaccaagaagaCTCTGGATGAGCTCAACGCTGAGtacgagcttctcgagcttgacGAAGTTT CCGACGGTTCTGCCCTCCAGGACGCTCTTGAGCAAATCTCTGGCCAGCGCACTGTTCCCAATGTCTACATCAAGCAGCAGCACATTGGCGGCAACTCTGACGTTCAGAGCTTAAAGTCTGGTGGAAAGCTTGCTTCCCTGCTCAAGGAGGCCGGTGCCCTGAAGGCGTAA
- a CDS encoding related to FMP22 Found in Mitochondrial Proteome produces the protein MLRPSTLRPALRASAHTRCAIARTTRRTLFSQRSSRLTDDLDVNQLNSKRRDYEQNRTAFLAAGAIAGIVSFVYTAWKLKKAIEAQGEKEKAAIKCDTEVPTEIFKTEAGEKRKVVIHDEDGNEVVPTGNKTVKLFPRRLEVEDAGVAGDAAGPIAAAVTDKHGTEFTLVGLGTRTVTFLGIEVYVVGFYVATQDIEKLQHYLVKKINPLATTLIPSEKEDLRKALQDPVEGEETWNSILKDAGCRSAFRITPVRDTDFPHMRDGLVRAVQARSSHNPEYNDETFGNAMRHFKILFQRGLVAKKNELLLVRDAAGKLTITYTDGTRKESVKSTLGTVEDERLSRLLWLNYLSGKKVASEEARKNIINGVMEFVERPVGTVATQVL, from the coding sequence ATGCTCCGTCCCTCAACTCTCCGCCCTGCGCTTCGCGCATCAGCCCACACAAGATGCGCCATCGCTCGAACAACCCGAAGGACTCTTTTCTCCCAGCGATCGAGCCGTCTGACCGATGACCTCGATGTTAACCAGCTCAATTCGAAGCGACGAGATTACGAACAGAATCGCACTGCTTTTCTAGCTGCTGGTGCCATTGCCGGCATTGTTTCCTTCGTCTACACAGcatggaagttgaagaaggccatTGAGGCCCAAGGGGAAAAAGAGAAGGCTGCTATCAAATGCGATACGGAAGTTCCGACagagatcttcaagaccgAGGCGGGCGAGAAGCGAAAAGTGGTTATtcacgatgaagatggaaatgaGGTTGTTCCTACAGGCAACAAGACCGTCAAATTGTTCCCTCGAAGGTTAGAAGTTGAGGATGCCGGAGTAGCAGGCGACGCCGCTGGCCCAATTGCTGCCGCTGTAACAGACAAGCATGGTACAGAGTTTACACTAGTTGGGCTGGGAACAAGGACAGTGACCTTCCTTGGCATCGAGGTGTATGTGGTGGGCTTCTATGTTGCTACCCaggatatcgagaagctccagcaTTATCTGGTCAAGAAGATTAACCCTCTAGCCACAACACTGATACCttctgagaaggaggatcTGCGCAAGGCTCTCCAGGATCCTGTCGAGGGCGAAGAGACATGGAACTCGATTCTGAAGGACGCTGGATGCCGCTCAGCATTCCGCATCACCCCTGTTCGAGATACTGACTTCCCTCATATGCGCGACGGCCTTGTGAGAGCTGTTCAAGCTCGCTCATCACATAATCCGGAGTACAACGATGAGACATTTGGAAATGCCATGAGGCATTTCAAGATCTTGTTCCAACGAGGTCTTGTAGCAAAGAAGAACGAACTGCTTCTTGTCCGAGATGCTGCTGGAAAGCTGACCATCACTTACACTGATGGCACTCGCAAGGAGTCTGTCAAGTCCACGCTGGGAACTGTCGAGGATGAGCGACTTTCAAGGCTGCTGTGGCTCAACTACCTCTCTGGTAAGAAGGTTGCGTCAGAGGAGGCCAGgaagaacatcatcaatGGCGTCATGGAGTTTGTTGAAAGACCTGTTGGCACTGTTGCCACCCAGGTTTTGTGA
- a CDS encoding related to protein GRR1 → MAAAAAGPASRQSPATADEQEDSRSSSSSTSPAPADNEESDFFLGANDSQSSIGVPNFQDMQVEDACQPPVHRLPNEILISVFAKLSSTSDLFHCMLVCKRWARNTVDQLWHRPACTSWKNHGSICQTLQLETPSFRYRDFIKRLNLAALADKISDGSVMPLAVCSRVERLTLTNCRNLTDSGLIALVENSTSLLALDISNDKNITEQSINTIAKNCSRLQGLNISGCENVSNESMINLATSCRYIKRLKLNECSQLQDDAIHAFAENCPNILEIDLHQCNRIGNGPITSLMVKGNCLRELRLASCELIDDDAFLTLPHGRLFEHLRILDLTSCVRLTDAAVQKIIDVAPRLRNLVLAKCRNITDVAVNAISKLGKNLHYVHLGHCGNITDEGVKRLVQNCNRIRYIDLGCCVNLTDESVKRLALLPKLKRIGLVKCSSITDDSVFHLAEAAFRPRVRRDASGMLVGNEYYASSLERVHLSYCVNLTLKSIMKLLNSCPRLTHLSLTGVAAFQRDDFQPYCRQAPPEFTQHQRDVFCVFSGTMVSKFRDFLNTSPQFEELWDMHSWNRTAVYPGQRQRTSVLQPTATAGDGADDEMVDDDNDFEGLDGSEMVVDAQAQNPANGNGTINPNALMNHGFQQAIPVPPPPPSVPTGQLPPFFPTFARFLPSSSLARQEPGLLGPAFIQNSINNILEGGLPQHTTSQASAAPLGHGHPGNGEPSTGASTATIHRPQENGDQSDAMN, encoded by the exons ATGgccgctgctgccgctggccCTGCCTCTCGGCAGAGTCCTGCAACCGCCGACGAGCAGGAAGACTCTCgatcgtcatcctcgtcaacttcCCCCGCGCCCGCCGATAACGAAGAGTCCGATTTCTTTCTTGGAGCCAATGACTCCCAGTCAAGCATCGGAGTCCCCAACTTTCAAGATATGCAGGTCGAAGATGCTTGCCAACCGCCCGTCCATCGGTTGCCAAACGAGATCCTCATCAGCGTGTTTGCCAAATTGAGTTCCACCTCGGATCTGTTCCACTGTATGCTTGTTTGCAAACGCTGGGCTAGAAACACAGTAGATCAACTCTGGCATCGACCAGCGTGTACGAGCTGGAAGAACCACGGCAGCATTTGCCAAACGCTGCAGCTCGAGACACCGTCTTTCAGATATCGCGACTTTATCAAGAGGCTCAATCTCGCCGCCCTTGCTGACAAAATCAGCGATGGGAGTGTTATGCCGCTCGCAGTCTGTAGTCGGGTGGAACGTTTGACACTTACGAATTGTCGCAACCTCACCGATTCCGGACTTATCGCCCTTGTGGAGAATAGCACCTCGTTGCTGGCACTCGACATTTCCAACGACAAGAACATTACCGAGCAGtctatcaacaccatcgccaagaacTGCAGTCGCCTCCAAGGACTCAACATTTCTGGCTGCGAGAATGTCTCCAACGAGAGCATGATCAACTTGGCAACAAGCTGTCGCTATATTAAGAGA CTGAAGTTGAATGAATGTAGCCAGCTCCAAGACGACGCTATCCACGCCTTCGCCGAAAACTGTCCCAACATCCTCGAGATCGACCTCCACCAGTGCAATCGCATTGGTAACGGCCCTATAACTTCTCTTATGGTCAAGGGCAACTGTCTCCGAGAGCTACGGCTAGCAAGCTGCGAACTAATCGATGACGATGCTTTCCTGACTCTACCCCATGGACGACTATTTGAACATCTCCGCATTCTCGACCTGACATCCTGCGTGCGTTTGACAGATGCTGCTGTGCAGAAGATTATTGATGTCGCACCTCGTCTTCGCAACCTTGTTCTTGCCAAGTGCCGAAACATCACTGATGTAGCCGTTAATGCTATCTCAAAGCTTGGTAAGAACCTGCATTACGTGCATCTGGGTCACTGTGGCAATATCACCGACGAAGGTGTCAAGAGATTAGTCCAGAACTGCAACCGCATTCGATACATCGATCTGGGCTGCTGTGTCAACTTGACAGACGAGAGTGTGAAGCGTCTTGCTCTGTTGCCCAAGCTGAAGCGTATTGGACTTGTGAAATGTAGCTCCATCACGGATGACTCAGTTTTTCATCTCGCAGAAGCCGCATTTCGCCCAAGAGTACGACGAGATGCCAGTGGCATGCTCGTTGGCAATGAGTACTACGCTTCGAGTCTCGAGCGTGTCCATCTGAGCTACTGTGTCAACCTTACCCTCAAG AGTATCATGAAGTTGCTCAACTCATGCCCTCGATTGACCCACTTGAGTTTGACTGGAGTTGCCGCTTTCCAGCGTGACGACTTCCAGCCATACTGTCGACAAGCACCCCCGG AGTTCACTCAACACCAGCGAGATGTGTTTTGTGTCTTTTCCGGCACTATGGTGTCCAAGTTCCGTGACTTCCTCAACACTTCACCACAATTCGAGGAACTATGGGACATGCACAGCTGGAATCGAACAGCAGTCTACCCCGGACAACGGCAACGCACTTCCGTATTGCAGCCAACAGCCACTGCCGGAGATGGAGCCGACGATGAGATGGTTGACGACGACAACGATTTCGAAGGTCTGGATGGCAGCGAGATGGTCGTGGATGCCCAGGCACAGAATCCGGCCAACGGCAACGGAACGATAAATCCCAACGCTCTTATGAACCACGGATTTCAACAAGCTATTCCCGTGCCGCCTCCACCTCCTAGTGTCCCAACAGGTCAGCTCCCTCCATTCTTTCCGACATTCGCCCGCTTCCTGCCTTCATCGTCACTCGCACGACAGGAACCAGGATTGCTTGGGCCAGCTTTTATTCAGAACAGCATTAACAACATACTAGAAGGCGGATTACCACAGCATACCACTAGCCAAGCGAGCGCAGCACCTCTTGGACATGGGCATCCAGGGAACGGGGAACCCTCGACCGGCGCAAGCACTGCAACTATCCACCGACCTCAAGAGAACGGTGACCAATCTGACGCCATGAACTGA
- a CDS encoding probable ammonium transporter MEPa, whose product MTTPYNGTTDHADYGYSTHVHDLNIFYDTGNLTFLAVSAVLVLLMIPGVGFFYSGLARRKSALTLILLSMISVAVISFQWFFWGYSLTFSRTGNSFLGDLTQFGLMDTLAQPNGSSALPDILFCLYQGMFAAITPALAIGCVADRGRILPAIVFMFLWSTIVYDPIAYWTWNANGWLFNLPSYDFAGGGPVHVSSGTCALAYSLMLGKRTGYSNNNGLPYRPHNVTHVVLGTVFLWVGWFGFNGGSALAMNIRAVMACYVTNLAASCGAIAWILLDYRLEKKWSTIGFCSGAISGLVAITPAAGFVKPWAAVIIGICGGIFCNFATKVKFLINVDDSLDIFAIHGIGGMVGNILTGIFGTKTIAALDGGEYDPIGWVDGHFVQLGYQIAGTLAVFAWSFTLTCILLFLLNLIPGLSLRVSPEEEELGTDDGQLGEFAYDYVEMTRHMADSTHPHSDASARTSQEKV is encoded by the exons ATGACCACTCCTTACAATGGCACCACTGATCATGCCGACTATGGCTACTCAACCCATGTGCAtgatctcaacatcttctacGAC ACGGGCAACTTGACGTTCCTCGCCGTCAGCGCCGTCCTTGTGCTTCTCATGATTCCCGGCGTCGGCTTCTTCTACAGTGGTCTCGCTCGTCGCAAGTCTGCTCTGACGCTCATTCTGTTGTCGATGATTTCAGTTGCGGTCATCAGTTTCCAGTGGTTCTTCTGGGGATactccttgaccttctcgcGAACTGGAAACTCATTCCTCGGTGACTTGACCCAGTTTGGTCTCATGGACACCCTCGCTCAGCCCAATGGCTCTTCCGCTCTCCCTGACATTCTCTTTTGTCTGTACCAGGGCATGTTCGCTGCCATTAC TCCTGCCCTTGCCATTGGTTGCGTTGCTGATCGAGGTCGCATCCTCCccgccatcgtcttcatgtTCCTTTGGTCCACCATCGTCTACGATCCCATCGCCTACTGGACCTGGAACGCCAACGGCTGGCTCTTCAACCTTCCCAGCTACGACTTTGCTGGAGGTGGTCCCGTTCACGTCTCTTCAGGAACCTGCGCGCTCGCCTACTCCCTTATGCTCGGCAAGCGTACCGGCTACTCCAACAACAACGGTCTTCCTTACCGCCCTCACAACGTCACCCACGTTGTTCTCGGCACGGTCTTCCTCTGGGTCGGCTGGTTCGGCTTCAACGGAGGTTCTGCTCTCGCCATGAACATCCGCGCCGTCATGGCATGCTACGTGACCAACCTGGCTGCCTCATGCGGTGCCATTGCCTGGATCCTCCTCGATTACCGtctcgagaagaagtggaGCACCATTGGCTTCTGCTCCGGTGCCATTTCTGGTCTCGTTGCCATCACTCCTGCCGCTGGTTTCGTGAAGCCCTGGGCTGCCGTCATTATCGGAATCTGCGGTGGTATCTTCTGCAACTTCGCCACCAAGGTCAAGTTCCTCATCAACGTTGACGACAGTCTTGATATCTTTGCCATCCACGGAATTGGTGGTATGGTTGGTAACATCCTTACCGGTATCTTTGGAAC CAAAACCATTGCCGCTCTCGACGGTGGAGAGTACGACCCTATTGGTTGGGTTGACGGTCACTTTGTTCAGCTGGGTTACCAAATCGCTGGTACTCTTGCCGTCTTCGCTTGGTCCTTTACCCTCACTTGCattctccttttccttctcaacctcatccctGGCCTCTCCCTTCGTGTCTCcccagaggaggaggagctcggCACTGATGATGGCCAGCTGGGCGAGTTTGCCTATGACTATGTTGAGATGACTCGACACATGGCTGACAGCACACATCCTCATTCTGATGCTAGTGCCCGAACAAGTCAGGAGAAGGTCTAA
- a CDS encoding related to aminoacyl-tRNA hydrolase codes for MFNPRFLVVSLGNPLPKYESLHSAGHFALNGLAQVLRQPSFREVTFGNQTCLVSQGPKYTLVQSPTLMNISGRFVAKVWKEMTNQHDPSSLSLVIVHDELEKDLGIVRLTAWDRSHKGHNGIKSVKGSLSQNKYPTSPFVRIAVGIGRPAERDPETVSRYVLDRISNDKRRILEEEAPWKVAECLVELEKEWKAELKT; via the coding sequence ATGTTCAATCCCCGCTTTCTCGTTGTCAGTCTGGGCAATCCCTTGCCCAAATACGAAAGTCTACATTCTGCCGGTCATTTCGCTCTCAATGGCCTTGCTCAAGTCTTGCGTCAACCCTCTTTTCGAGAGGTGACTTTCGGAAATCAGACATGCCTGGTATCTCAAGGTCCAAAATACACCTTGGTTCAATCGCCTACTCTGATGAACATTTCCGGACGTTTTGTTGCAAAAGTGTGGAAAGAAATGACCAATCAACATGACCCCTCATCACTCAGTCTAGTGATTGTTCACGATGAACTCGAAAAGGACTTGGGCATTGTGCGGCTCACGGCGTGGGACCGCAGTCACAAAGGCCACAATGGTATCAAAAGTGTCAAGGGATCTCTTTCACAAAATAAGTACCCAACGTCGCCGTTTGTACGAATTGCCGTTGGGATTGGAAGACCAGCCGAGAGAGACCCCGAGACCGTTAGCCGTTACGTCCTTGATCGGATATCAAACGACAAAAGGAGAAttctagaagaagaagcgccaTGGAAAGTTGCCGAGTGCCTTGTTGAGCTGGAAAAAGAATGGAAGGCTGAGCTCAAGACATGA
- a CDS encoding probable cytosceletal binding protein — translation MSWAGFKKNVNRATTQVMMKTGHVEKTNDRDYEVEERRFKTMEAAALRLQKESKGYLDSLRAMTASQMRIAETIDAFYGDSGAKDGVSRSYKQAVEDLDAETIKALDGPYRTTVLDPITRFCAYFPDVNEAIKKRAHKLLDYDALRAKVKRLAEKPDKDATKLPRTEKEMEMAKAAYEQLNEQLSTELPQLIDLRVPYLDPTFEALVKIQLRFCAEAYSRMAQVQQYLDADTRDQYAEGQLDARVEQVLQEIRELSISGTV, via the exons ATGTCGTGGGCGG GGTTTAAGAAGAATGTCAATCGCGCGACGAcgcaggtgatgatgaagacgg GGCATGTGGAAAAGACGAATGACCGTGATTACGAAGTCGAAGAGAG ACGATTCAAGACAATGGAAGCTGCTGCTTTGCGACTACAAAAGGAATCAAAGGGATATCTCGACTCCCTGAGAG CCATGACCGCATCGCAAATGCGAATCGCCGAGACGATAGATGCTTTCTACGGCGACTCAGGCGCGAAAGACGGTGTCAGCAGAAGTTACAAGCAGGCAGTCGAAGATCTAGACGCCGAAACCATCAAAGCCCTCGATGGCCCCTACCGAACAACCGTTCTCGACCCCATCACACGGTTCTGCGCCTACTTCCCCGACGTCAACGAGGCGATTAAGAAGCGCGCTCACAAACTGCTCGACTACGATGCCCTCCGCGCAAAGGTGAAGCGCCTCGCCGAGAAGCCCGACAAGGACGCCACGAAGCTGCCACGgactgagaaggagatggagatggccaAGGCTGCCTACGAACAGCTGAACGAGCAACTCAGCACCGAGCTACCCCAACTTATCGATCTCCGAGTGCCGTACCTCGACCCCACTTTCGAAGCTCTCGTCAAGATTCAGCTGCGTTTCTGCGCAGAGGCGTATTCGCGCATGGCGCAAGTACAGCAGTACCTGGATGCTGACACCAGAGATCAGTATGCCGAGGGACAACTAGACGCCAGAGTGGAGCAGGTGTTGCAGGAGATTCGGGAGTTGAGCATCAGTGGCACGGTCTAG